In the genome of Telluria beijingensis, one region contains:
- a CDS encoding HNH endonuclease yields the protein MAQEAISKFFKRLGFPLNNDRNSWGAVSGDAILLRTWSDEFTRVDRRVIVLKDYRKPGGTTSVGLNERKEHLRALWKGGNPGYVVIITPAPSDTDGTRKIGPFRNDVVFPIERLVEEGSIFAVLGAPVPISTLEQDMQTRRVAINEAEVPAALLPKAKGEPDDADAKRAFKAAEIRDYLIYAASRKTKIRYGELFAAFDLNFRTLTPFLRTVGRGCVDSGEPILTSIVVLANGRCAGGFDSEFGVNEEAERARVFGHWAPVSAARAGTEWTDEELSALVSLYREMMQLDVSGIPFSERSYCQQLADRFGRDDGSYSHYMQNISYLLDQRGLAWLKMINPRRNVSTEDESRLLAFLEELFNELTPPLALPEEVGDHPMIIEGAKKQIVVNAYERDPTAKPRCIRRWGTICCVCDFDFGAVYGELGEGFIHVHHLNPIASIGEEYELDPENDLRPVCPNCHSMLHRRKDTLSIEELKALLRLRFTKAYR from the coding sequence ATGGCCCAAGAGGCGATTAGTAAGTTCTTCAAACGATTAGGGTTTCCATTGAACAATGATCGCAACTCCTGGGGGGCGGTCAGCGGCGACGCTATTCTGCTTCGGACATGGAGTGACGAGTTCACACGAGTTGATCGTCGGGTTATTGTTTTGAAGGATTATAGGAAACCGGGAGGAACAACGTCTGTTGGATTGAACGAACGAAAGGAACATCTGCGTGCGTTGTGGAAGGGCGGAAATCCTGGTTATGTGGTCATCATCACACCCGCTCCCAGCGACACAGATGGCACCCGTAAGATTGGTCCATTCCGCAACGATGTGGTATTCCCAATCGAACGTCTGGTTGAAGAGGGGAGCATCTTCGCCGTTTTAGGTGCCCCAGTGCCTATTAGCACACTAGAACAAGATATGCAGACTCGTAGAGTCGCAATCAATGAAGCTGAAGTTCCTGCCGCGCTACTTCCGAAAGCCAAGGGTGAGCCGGATGACGCTGACGCAAAGCGTGCGTTTAAGGCTGCAGAAATACGCGATTACTTGATCTATGCAGCCTCTAGAAAGACGAAAATTAGATATGGGGAACTTTTTGCCGCATTCGATCTGAACTTTCGTACCCTCACACCCTTCCTTAGAACGGTAGGGCGTGGCTGTGTTGATAGCGGCGAGCCGATACTGACGTCAATCGTTGTATTGGCGAATGGGAGATGCGCGGGTGGATTTGACAGTGAATTCGGCGTGAATGAGGAAGCTGAGCGCGCAAGGGTTTTCGGACACTGGGCTCCTGTCTCAGCCGCTCGCGCCGGAACAGAGTGGACTGACGAGGAGCTAAGTGCGCTGGTATCTCTTTACAGAGAGATGATGCAACTTGATGTCTCTGGTATCCCTTTTAGCGAGAGGAGCTACTGCCAGCAGCTTGCAGATCGCTTCGGTCGAGACGATGGAAGCTACTCGCACTACATGCAGAACATCTCTTACCTGCTTGATCAGCGAGGGCTGGCATGGCTGAAAATGATAAATCCACGAAGGAACGTTAGCACTGAGGACGAGTCCCGCTTGCTTGCGTTTCTTGAGGAATTATTCAATGAGTTGACACCACCTTTGGCCCTCCCCGAAGAGGTTGGTGACCATCCTATGATTATTGAAGGTGCGAAGAAGCAAATCGTCGTCAATGCCTATGAGCGCGATCCAACCGCCAAGCCGCGGTGCATCAGACGTTGGGGAACCATCTGTTGTGTATGCGATTTCGACTTCGGGGCCGTGTACGGCGAACTCGGCGAAGGCTTCATTCACGTCCATCACTTAAATCCCATCGCATCCATCGGGGAAGAGTACGAGCTCGACCCTGAGAACGATCTTCGTCCCGTCTGCCCCAACTGCCATTCCATGCTTCATCGCAGGAAGGACACGCTCTCGATCGAAGAACTGAAGGCGCTGTTGCGTTTAAGGTTCACGAAGGCGTACCGGTAA